Part of the Paenibacillus aurantius genome, GTCCGAAGCAATCCCCTTCTCCTGCAGGGCTTCATTTAAGGCGGATGCCCGCCGCTTCGTGCGGCAGAAGACCATGGAAAGGTAAGGGCGGTAGGTTTCGAGCGCCTCGATAAGGGCATCCTGCTTGCCGCGGTCCGTCGTATTGATGACGACCTGTTCGATTTCGTCGAGGGTGATCCGTTTCGCTTCTATTGTAATTTCCTGCGGGTCGCGCATGTAGTTCTTCGCCAGCTGCCGGACCGGTCCCGGCATAGTTGCCGAGAAAAGCAGTGTCTGCCGGCGGGAAGACGTCTGGTCGATAATTTGCTGCACATCGGCCAGAAAGCCCATATGCAGCATCTGATCCGCCTCATCCAACACGAGGTACTCGAGCTTGCCGAAGTGAACCGAGCCGCGGCGCAGGTGATCGAGCAGGCGGCCGGGCGTCCCGACCACGAGATGAACCGCTCCTTCGAGCTTTCTCAGCTGGCGTTCCACATCCTGTCCCCCGTAAGCGGCAAGTACGTTGGCGCCTACGGCCGGGGCCAGCTTCTGGGCTTCATCGGTGATCTGAATGGCAAGCTCCCGGGTCGGCGTGATGATGAGGGCCTGAACGGCCTTCTGCCGGAGGTCGATCCGTGAGAGAATGGGAAGCAGGAAGGCGAGCGTTTTTCCTGTTCCGGTCTGGGCCTGGGCAATGACATCCTTGCCGGACAGGGCAACCGGAATCGCCTGCTTCTGAATGGGTGTAGGATGGGAAATGCCCATCGTCTGTAAAGCTTCGGCAAGCTCGGCGGCGACGCCAAGCGGGGCAAAACGGTTTTTATCCATTGGGTTAACCCTCTCTTATGGGACTGATTCTTAGTATCCTTATCTTCCGATTTTCATCCGAAGGTTATGATATCTCCTCATTATACCTTATCTTTCCTTCCCCGCACCAATCGCGCATTTTTACGGCAAGGTATAATCTCCCTATCCTTTAGTTAGAATTGTTTATAATAGAAGAAAATAGCAGAAATTTCGTCATTATGCAGGACTTTAGCTGTATTTTACACGGGATTCCGGCTAATTTCTTTCACCGGCTTAACATTTAAGATATAATGAGGTCAAAACTACCATGGATCAAGAGGAGAATTCAGCGTGATCGGAAAACGAGTCCAGAACCTGCGTCTGCGGAGAGGATTGACCCTCTCGGAACTTGCCGAAAGGGCGGGGGTCGCCAAATCCTATCTCAGCACGATGGAAAGGGATATTCAATCCAACCCTTCCATTCAGTTCCTTGAGAAAATCGCAGCCGTTCTCGGCGTAACGGTGGAAGCTCTTCTTCAGCCGGAAGAGCCGCAGGATTCGGACGAAGCCGACCGCCTGGACCAGGAATGGCAGGAGCTGGTTCGGGAAGCGATGTCGTCCGGCATCAGCAAGGAACAGTTTCGTGATTTCCTCGAGTTCTCCAAGTGGAGAAACCGCGACCGGGATCCATCTTAGTGCCGCAAGGAGGTTGGAATCATGAAGCCCGTGCAGTTTACGATGGACGATCTGTTCGCGCCTTCGCCGGAACCCGTTCGTGATCCGCTCGAATCGCACATAATGACGTATATAAATGAAGGAATCAGCAGTGCCCGGGAAATATGCGAGAAGCTGATCGCGCGGCAGGGAATGGATCCGGCCCGTTACAGCACCGGGAAACCTGTCCTTTTTCCTTACGTATGCCGTTGTCTGGATTCGCTCGCCTCATCCGGGCAGGTGAAATTCCAGGGAGCGGTCGAAGGAACGGAGGACCGGACTTACTTCAAGGCCTAACGCACCAAACGGAGGATGCCTGGCAGGCGTTCCTCCGTTTTCTTTTGTACCTTCTTAAGGCACTATCGGACGTTTCGCTTGTTTTCCACGGTGCCGTTGATGATCTTGTCCTCCGTTTTCCGGTCGGGAAGGCTTAATACCCGGTTGACCATCCCGTTGAATTCCTGAACGCGGGAATCGAGCGGGAGGCCTCTCGCGCTGTCCTGGGCATAACCGTTCATGAGGTTGACGAAATCCCGATGGGCCGAGATGTACACTTCATGAACGGAAGGTTGGGCATTCCGGATAATCGAGGCGATCTCCTGCTTCAGGCCGTGGGAAATGTTGTCCGCCTCCTCCACCGTCTCGTAGCTGTTGCTTCCGGAGGTAAGCAGGCGGGGGTCCTGGTAGCTCCCGAATTGGTGGGGGTAGTACCGGCCGAGGGAGGTGGGCGAGTTGTTCGTCTCATGGCGGGCTCCCGCCCCGCGGGTCCCCGTTGCGGTGTGGTCGATGAGGATGGCCGCGTAGGCGTTGGTTTCGGTCAGAACGACGAAGGCCGTATTGATTCCGTTGACATTGGCTACCTTATCGGATAACACCTGGCTGTACACGAGGCGCTTGTTGGCATGAATGACGGTTTGGCCCGTACCCGCGCCGTACAGCTTCATCCCGGTATCGGGAACGCTTCCCCGGGTGGAGCTGTAATTGCTGTTGCTGCGCACTCCGTAGCTCGGAATGCCTCTCTTGCCTTTGGCCTCACCGTCGGAGCATCCGCACAGCCCGGTCAGGAGCAGCGCCGAAGCCCCGGCCATAAGGATTCTGGACCATCGGTAGGTGGGGATCATCACGGAATAACCTCCTTTTGAACAGGGCGTAGGGTTCTTCTCTATAGGATGAAACAACGGGCGGAAATTATCCTTGGGGACCGGTGGAAACGATGCATAGAACGCTCAAAATAAGGAAACAATCCATACGAAAAAAGTAAAAAAGTGCCGATTTAGAACGTTTTGTGAACTTGTGGCAGAAGATTGACAAAAAAGTTTGACGAATTTATAGTTAATAGGGTGATTAAGTTTGTTGACAAGGCATGGTTCGCCATGTTACGGACTATTACGAAATAAAGTGGGGTTGATAAGTGATGAGTCGATGGAAATTTGTATGGCGTCTGATGCCCCTGTTAGCGGTGTTGGCGCTGCTGCTTACCGGATGCGGCGAAGTAGAGAACTTGTCCGCATTGGATCCTAAGGGTCCCGTCGCGAGGGAGCAGCTTTTTTTAATGGAGTTAAGTCTGGCTGTCATGATCTTCGTGTTCATCGTCGTTATGGCCATCTACCTTTATGTTCTGTTCCGCTACCGCAAGCGTAAAGGCGACGATTCCATCCCTAAGCAGGTGGAAGGAAACCACGTGCTGGAGATTATCTGGACGGTTGTTCCCATTTTGCTTTTGTGCGTTATCGCGGTACCAACTGTAGGTTACACCTTCAAGCATTCCACGGACTACCGGGAAGACAAGAACGTCATGCACGTTAAAGTAACGGGTCATCAGTTCTGGTGGCAGTTCCAGTACCCGGATCACGGGAACATCAACACGGCGCAGGATCTCGTTATTCCTGTCGGCAAGAAGGTCTCTTTTGAAGTTACCTCCGCAGACGTGAACCACTCGTTCTGGGTTCCTTCCCTCGGCGGTAAAATCGACACCAACCCCGGTATGTATAACGTCAACTACCTGGAGGCGGATGAGCCTGGCGTCTATAAGGGCAAGTGCGCCGAGCTTTGTGGTGCTTCCCATGCCTTGATGGACTTCAAGGTCAGAGCGCTTTCGCAGGCGGATTTTGATGCGTGGGTCGCCAAAATGCAAGCGCCGGCCGCTTCTTCGGCCGCTACCGCAAAAGGCGAAGAAGTCTTTAAGAACCAGTGCATCACATGCCACGCGGTTACTCCTACAGGCGCCGGTCTCGGACCTAACCTGAACGGCTTTGCGAGCCGCGAGAAGATAGCGGGCATTCTGGATCACAACGACGAAAGCTTGAAAGCCTGGATCCAGGATCCTCAAGCGGAGAAGCCGGGCACCCTTATGCCTCAGCTGCCACTCGATGATACCCAGCTTAACGAGCTGGTCAAATATTTGAACACGTTGAAATAACGATCAAGGCCATAAGGAGGTAACCGCGTTGGCACATGCTCATGCACATCCGGTTAAAAAGTATAGTGGGCTGATGGACTGGCTCACTACGGTCGACCATAAAAAAATCGGAATTCTTTACTTCATTGCGGGAGGAATCTTCTTCCTTGCAGGCGGATTGGAAGCGCTCCTCATCCGGATTCAGCTGATGTTCCCGAACCAGGACATTTTCATCGGCGGAACGTTCAACCAGCTGCTTACGATGCACGGAACGACGATGATCTTCCTTGCCGCCATGCCTCTCATCTTCGGATTTATGAACGCGATTGTCCCGCTTCAAATCGGAGCCCGGGACGTAGCTTATCCGTTCGTTAACGCTTTAGGCTTCTGGCTCTTCTTCTTCGGCGGACTGCTCCTTAACCTGAGCTGGTTCCTGGGCGGAGCTCCCGATGCGGGATGGACGGCCTATGCTCCGCTTTCCACCGATGCCTTCAGCGGCCGCGGCGTAGACTTCTACGTATTGGGTCTGCAGATCGCCGGTATCGGAACGCTGATCGGGGGGATTAACTTCCTCGTCACGATCATCAACATGCGTGCACCGGGCATGACCTTCATGAGAATGCCTTTGTTCACCTGGACGGCTTTCATTACGTCCGCGCTTGTCCTGTTCGCTTTCCCGGCCATTACCGTCGGTCTGGTGGAGCTGATGTTCGACCGTCTGTTCCATGGTAACTTCTTCGAAGTCGGTAAGGGCGGTAACGTGGTTCTCTGGCAGCACTTGTTCTGGATCTTCGGTCACCCCGAAGTTTACATTCTGATTCTGCCGGCTTTCGGAATCATCTCTGAAGTGGTCAGTACGTTCTCCCGCAAGAGACTGTTCGGCTACAGCTCCATGGTCTTTGCAACCATTCTCATCGGCTTCCTTGGCTTCATGGTATGGGTTCACCATATGTTCGCAACGGGTCTTGGTCCGGTAGCCAACTCCATCTTCGCCATCGCGACTATGGCCATCGCTGTTCCAACCGGGGTTAAAGTCTTCAACTGGCTCTTCACCATGTGGGGAGGACAGATTCGCTTTACGACCGCTAATTTGTGGGGTCTGGCTTTCATTCCTACCTTCGTTATGGGTGGGATGACAGGGGTTATGCTCGCTGCTCCTGCTGCTGACTTCCAGTACCATGATACGTACTTTGTTGTCGCTCACTTCCACTACGTTATTGTCGGTGGTCTGGTTCTCGGCTTGTTCTCCGGCTTCTACTACTGGTGGCCGAAGATTTTTGGCCGCGTGCTTAACGAAACGCTGGGCAAATGGCATTTCTGGCTGTTCTTTATCGGCTTCCACTTAACTTTCTTCCCGCAGCATTTCCTCGGACTCATGGGGATGCCGCGCCGGGTATTCACCTACGACCCGGGCCTGGTCAGCGGAAACCTGGTTTCCTCGATCGGCGCTATGTTCATGGGTATCGGTACGATTGTCTTCCTGCTTAACATTATCGTCACTTCGATGAAGGCAAGAGATGCCGTAAGCGATCCGTGGGACGGACGTACGCTGGAGTGGGCCATTCCTTCTCCTGCACCGGAGTATAACTTCAAGCAGACTCCGCTGGTCCGCGGTCTGGATCCGCTGTGGAAAGAGAAGATGGCCGGCAACAAGGAAATGACGCCTGCCGAGCCGATCGGATCGATTCACATGCCTTCGGGTTCGATTCTTCCGCTTATCATGTCGATCGGCCTGTTCATTGCCGGCTTCGGCTTTATGTATCACGTGTACCCGGTCTGCATCGTGGGTATCGGCATCACCTTGATCTGCATGCTTCTCCGGTCTGTCTATGACGATCATGGCTGGCACATCGAGCCGGAAGAGCTCGAAGATAAGGGGGTTAAAGCATAATGGCTAACGCACATGCTACCGGCGCGCTGCCGGTTGAACCCGAAAAGGCCACCCTTGAGGGAAAGAATAAAATTTTAGGCTTCTGGCTGTTCCTTGGCGGCGAGACGGTTCTGTTCGGAACCCTCTTCGCCACCTTTATCGCCCTCCGCAACCAGATTGCGGACGGCAAGCCCGCGGCCGAGCTGTTTGTTCTCGAAACCGTTGCCTGGTCCACTTTCATTCTCTTGACGAGTTCCCTGACGAGCGTGTTCGCCATGATGGCCATGCACCGTCATCAAGTTAAGAAGATGCTTCTGTGGTTTGGCATCACCATCCTTCTCGGCCTTGCGTTCTTGGGTCTGGAAATTTATGAGTTCTTCGAATACGTACATGAGGGGCATACTTTCAGTACGAGCGCCTTCAGTACATCGTTCTATACGCTGGTTGGGTTTCACGGAGCCCACGTGGCTTTCGGTATTTTGTGGATCGGCCTTCTGATTCTTCAAGGATTGAAGAAGGGCCTTACGGTCGTAACCGCTCCGAAGTTCTACGTGGCGAGCCTATACTGGCACTTTATCGACGTGGTCTGGGTGTTCATCTTCACGGTCGTGTACTTGATGGGAAAGGTGGGCTAAGCGATGAGCAACAATCCCCAAACTTCTTCACCGAGCAACCGTCACCGGCTGGAAGGGCCTAAGAATCACTACATTGCTTATCTGGTTTCCATCCTCCTGACGATTCTGGCTTTCGCGGCCGTTATCTACACGGGGCTGGACAAAAGCTTCCTAATCTTCTTCCTGGTAGGAATGGCACTCGTGCAAGCCATTTTCCAGCTGGCGATTTGGATGCACATGAAAGAAAGAGGTCATGTCTACGCGATGGTCGGCATCATCTTTGGGTTTATCGTAGCCCTGAGCGGTGTGGCTGCAGCGGTTTTCTGGATGTGGTGGTAAGGTTGAGAAGGGCGGTCGGATTCCATCGGGCCGCCTTCTTTTTTTGGTCATGGGGGCTGCCCTTTATAAGGGTTAGGCTTGGAAACAATGGTTAATCCTGTTTAAGAGGAGGTTGAATTTTATGCCTGGAATGGAACATATGCACCAGGGGGCCAGCTTCTCCGCGATGTGGAGCCCCGGAATCCTGCTGCTTACGATATTGCTCGGCTGGCTGTATTTCTATCTCGTAGGGGCCGGCCGTCACCGGTTTCAAGACTCGTCACCCGTGGGGGCAAGGAAGAAAACTTACATGGTTCTCGCCCTGGTTACCTTATACATCGGACAAGGAAGTCCCCTTAACTATTATGGGCACGCGGATCTGTTCAGCGCCCATATGATGCAGCAGTCCCTGCTGTATCTGGTGATGCCTCCGCTCGTGCTGCTGGCGATCCCGGAATGGCTGCTTAAGCCGCTTCTGGATAAGCCGTTTGTGAAGAAATGGATCTATCCGCTGTTTCATCCTCTTCTGACGGTGCTGGTGTTCAACATGCTGTTCTCGATGTACCACATCCCAACCATCTTCGAATACAGCATGTCCCATCCTTCCCTGCACGTGGCGTATCATCTGGTGCTGCTCGTCACAGCGTTCCACATGTGGTTTCCGGTCTTCTGTCCGGTGGCCGGCTGGCAGCGCATTTCGGATCTTCAGAAGCTGGCTTATCTCGTAGCCGACGGCATCCTGCTGACCCCGGCCTGTGCTTGTATCATTTTTGCAAACAGTGTTATATACGGCACTTATGCCGATGAGTTCACGTCTTATCTTCCTCCGCTCGACGACCAACAGCTTGGGGGAACGATCATGAAAATTGTTCAAGAAATTGTCTATGGTGCGGCACTGGCATACGTGTTCTTTAAATGGTATCGTAAGGAAAGGAAAAAGGATCGGGAAGAAGAGGAGCTGTCCGACGCGGAGCTTCTCCAACGGACGAACCTTTCCACTCATACCTAGGAACAGGACGGGATTTCTTCATGCCAAGTCTTTTGCCCACGATTAGTACAACTTTCATTGTCATAAGCGCGGTGCTGGTCGGCTTCGGCTGGTACCACATCGCCAAAGGGAACCGGGAAACCCACAAGAAATTCATGGTGGCCGGCGCAATCTTTGCCCTCGCGTTCTTTCTTGTGTACATGTCGAGAACGATCTTCGTGGGAAATACGAAGTTCGCCGAGGACGGACCGATCTGGATCCGTGACGCTTATTATGTCTTCCTGCTGTTTCACATTACCCTTGCGACGGTTTCCGCGGTCTTCGGGATTGTCACCCTGCTGCATGCTTACAAGGAGCGGTTTGCGAAGCACCGGAAAATCGGCAAATGGACAGCCATTATGTGGCTGATCACCGCCCCTACCGGGGTAATGGTATACCTGCTGCTTTACGTTCTCTATCCGGGAGGCACGACCGCTCCGGTGTGGGAAGCGATATTCAAGTAAGAAGAACCGGCCCCTGCGGCCGGTTTTTTTGTTTGATTCAGGACAAGTAGGACAAAGGCCTTATCTTCCAATGACAGACATTCCTTGTAACTTTTTTCCGTAAAAGGGTTAAGGGCAGGCAT contains:
- a CDS encoding helix-turn-helix domain-containing protein, whose amino-acid sequence is MIGKRVQNLRLRRGLTLSELAERAGVAKSYLSTMERDIQSNPSIQFLEKIAAVLGVTVEALLQPEEPQDSDEADRLDQEWQELVREAMSSGISKEQFRDFLEFSKWRNRDRDPS
- a CDS encoding DUF3895 domain-containing protein; amino-acid sequence: MKPVQFTMDDLFAPSPEPVRDPLESHIMTYINEGISSAREICEKLIARQGMDPARYSTGKPVLFPYVCRCLDSLASSGQVKFQGAVEGTEDRTYFKA
- a CDS encoding YhcN/YlaJ family sporulation lipoprotein, whose translation is MIPTYRWSRILMAGASALLLTGLCGCSDGEAKGKRGIPSYGVRSNSNYSSTRGSVPDTGMKLYGAGTGQTVIHANKRLVYSQVLSDKVANVNGINTAFVVLTETNAYAAILIDHTATGTRGAGARHETNNSPTSLGRYYPHQFGSYQDPRLLTSGSNSYETVEEADNISHGLKQEIASIIRNAQPSVHEVYISAHRDFVNLMNGYAQDSARGLPLDSRVQEFNGMVNRVLSLPDRKTEDKIINGTVENKRNVR
- the coxB gene encoding cytochrome c oxidase subunit II, translating into MSRWKFVWRLMPLLAVLALLLTGCGEVENLSALDPKGPVAREQLFLMELSLAVMIFVFIVVMAIYLYVLFRYRKRKGDDSIPKQVEGNHVLEIIWTVVPILLLCVIAVPTVGYTFKHSTDYREDKNVMHVKVTGHQFWWQFQYPDHGNINTAQDLVIPVGKKVSFEVTSADVNHSFWVPSLGGKIDTNPGMYNVNYLEADEPGVYKGKCAELCGASHALMDFKVRALSQADFDAWVAKMQAPAASSAATAKGEEVFKNQCITCHAVTPTGAGLGPNLNGFASREKIAGILDHNDESLKAWIQDPQAEKPGTLMPQLPLDDTQLNELVKYLNTLK
- the ctaD gene encoding cytochrome c oxidase subunit I, with translation MDWLTTVDHKKIGILYFIAGGIFFLAGGLEALLIRIQLMFPNQDIFIGGTFNQLLTMHGTTMIFLAAMPLIFGFMNAIVPLQIGARDVAYPFVNALGFWLFFFGGLLLNLSWFLGGAPDAGWTAYAPLSTDAFSGRGVDFYVLGLQIAGIGTLIGGINFLVTIINMRAPGMTFMRMPLFTWTAFITSALVLFAFPAITVGLVELMFDRLFHGNFFEVGKGGNVVLWQHLFWIFGHPEVYILILPAFGIISEVVSTFSRKRLFGYSSMVFATILIGFLGFMVWVHHMFATGLGPVANSIFAIATMAIAVPTGVKVFNWLFTMWGGQIRFTTANLWGLAFIPTFVMGGMTGVMLAAPAADFQYHDTYFVVAHFHYVIVGGLVLGLFSGFYYWWPKIFGRVLNETLGKWHFWLFFIGFHLTFFPQHFLGLMGMPRRVFTYDPGLVSGNLVSSIGAMFMGIGTIVFLLNIIVTSMKARDAVSDPWDGRTLEWAIPSPAPEYNFKQTPLVRGLDPLWKEKMAGNKEMTPAEPIGSIHMPSGSILPLIMSIGLFIAGFGFMYHVYPVCIVGIGITLICMLLRSVYDDHGWHIEPEELEDKGVKA
- a CDS encoding cytochrome (ubi)quinol oxidase subunit III — protein: MANAHATGALPVEPEKATLEGKNKILGFWLFLGGETVLFGTLFATFIALRNQIADGKPAAELFVLETVAWSTFILLTSSLTSVFAMMAMHRHQVKKMLLWFGITILLGLAFLGLEIYEFFEYVHEGHTFSTSAFSTSFYTLVGFHGAHVAFGILWIGLLILQGLKKGLTVVTAPKFYVASLYWHFIDVVWVFIFTVVYLMGKVG
- a CDS encoding cytochrome C oxidase subunit IV family protein, with protein sequence MSNNPQTSSPSNRHRLEGPKNHYIAYLVSILLTILAFAAVIYTGLDKSFLIFFLVGMALVQAIFQLAIWMHMKERGHVYAMVGIIFGFIVALSGVAAAVFWMWW
- a CDS encoding cytochrome c oxidase assembly protein, with translation MPGMEHMHQGASFSAMWSPGILLLTILLGWLYFYLVGAGRHRFQDSSPVGARKKTYMVLALVTLYIGQGSPLNYYGHADLFSAHMMQQSLLYLVMPPLVLLAIPEWLLKPLLDKPFVKKWIYPLFHPLLTVLVFNMLFSMYHIPTIFEYSMSHPSLHVAYHLVLLVTAFHMWFPVFCPVAGWQRISDLQKLAYLVADGILLTPACACIIFANSVIYGTYADEFTSYLPPLDDQQLGGTIMKIVQEIVYGAALAYVFFKWYRKERKKDREEEELSDAELLQRTNLSTHT
- a CDS encoding DUF420 domain-containing protein codes for the protein MPSLLPTISTTFIVISAVLVGFGWYHIAKGNRETHKKFMVAGAIFALAFFLVYMSRTIFVGNTKFAEDGPIWIRDAYYVFLLFHITLATVSAVFGIVTLLHAYKERFAKHRKIGKWTAIMWLITAPTGVMVYLLLYVLYPGGTTAPVWEAIFK